DNA from Microbacterium foliorum:
TCCTCGCCGACCTCGAAGCATCCGAGAAGGCGGCTCAGTAATGGGCAGCGCGACCACTCAGGCACTCGCGGCATCCACTCAGGCGCTTGCCGCAGCGAAGGACGTCACTCTCGACTCGGCCAGGGAGCTGTTCGCAGCTGCCAGGACCGTGGCGGAGTCGTCTCAGCTGAGCGGCGCGCTCACCGATCCCTCGGCTCCGGCCGAGGCGCGACAGAACGTCGTGTCGGCGGTCTTCGGCAGGTTCTCGCCGGACGTGCAGAACGTCCTGAGGACCGTCGTGGCCCAGCGCTGGTCCTCCTCGTCGCAGCTCGTCGACGGCGTCGAGGAGCTGGCCATCCGTGCCGCGGCGATCTCCACTCCTCAGGCCGACATCGGAGGAGAGCTGTTCGGCTTCTCCCGCGTCATCGCCGCGAACGCGGATCTCGAGCTCGCGCTCGGAACCCGCCTCGGGGGAGAGGACGCCAAGGGCGCTCTCGTCGACAGGCTTCTGGCCGGGGGCGTCAGCGACGCCGCCGCGCTGATCGTGTCGTCTCTGGTGCGCCAGCCGCGGGAACGTCGCATCCGGCAGATGCTGGCGCGGGCGACGCGCATCGTCGCGGACCAGGGCGATCGGGTGGTGGCGACGGTGCACACCGCGAAGCCGCTGACCGACGCGCAGCGCACCCGCCTGAGCGCGGCACTCTCGCGCCGCTACGACGGCAACGTATCCCTCAACGAGGTCTTCGACCCCGCCGTCGTCGGAGGTCTGCGTGTGCAGATCGCCGATGACGTCATCGACGGCAGCATCTCCGCTCGACTCGCCGACCTTCGCCAGAAGCTCGTCAGCTAATACCCACGTCGGCTAATACGACTTCGCGCGGGGAACCGC
Protein-coding regions in this window:
- a CDS encoding F0F1 ATP synthase subunit delta; the protein is MGSATTQALAASTQALAAAKDVTLDSARELFAAARTVAESSQLSGALTDPSAPAEARQNVVSAVFGRFSPDVQNVLRTVVAQRWSSSSQLVDGVEELAIRAAAISTPQADIGGELFGFSRVIAANADLELALGTRLGGEDAKGALVDRLLAGGVSDAAALIVSSLVRQPRERRIRQMLARATRIVADQGDRVVATVHTAKPLTDAQRTRLSAALSRRYDGNVSLNEVFDPAVVGGLRVQIADDVIDGSISARLADLRQKLVS